In Flavobacteriales bacterium, one genomic interval encodes:
- the tatC gene encoding twin-arginine translocase subunit TatC, with product MEQRSDMTFLEHLEELRWTLVRSVIAIVVCMLAAFVAKEQLFDNVVLAPKNASFITYRLMCALGHKVGLDDGMCVGDLKFTLQNISMSGQFFTHLMVSFVAGFIIAFPFFLWQIWRFLSPGLHPKERASLRGVVLFASVLFFAGVAFGYYVLAPLSLQFFGSYQVSTTVQNAVALDSYIAMLTSVTLWTGVAFELPLVVLFLTRIGLVTPSVLRTYRKHAFVIVLVLAAVLTPPDVVSQLIVSGPLMLLYEGGIMLSARALRQMKRNERKAIEVGTPGA from the coding sequence TTGGAGCAGCGCAGTGATATGACCTTTTTGGAGCACCTCGAGGAGCTCCGTTGGACCTTGGTGCGTTCGGTCATAGCGATCGTCGTATGCATGCTTGCGGCGTTCGTGGCGAAGGAACAGCTGTTCGATAATGTGGTGTTGGCGCCCAAGAACGCATCATTCATTACCTATCGCTTGATGTGTGCTTTGGGCCATAAGGTGGGGCTGGATGATGGCATGTGCGTTGGCGATCTCAAGTTCACCTTGCAGAACATAAGTATGAGCGGGCAGTTCTTCACGCACCTCATGGTCTCGTTCGTGGCCGGATTCATCATCGCGTTCCCATTCTTCCTATGGCAGATATGGCGCTTCCTTTCTCCAGGGCTGCACCCGAAGGAAAGGGCTTCACTACGCGGTGTTGTTCTCTTTGCGTCGGTCCTGTTCTTTGCTGGTGTGGCATTCGGATATTACGTCCTGGCGCCGCTGAGTCTGCAGTTCTTTGGTAGCTACCAAGTGAGTACTACTGTGCAGAATGCCGTAGCCTTGGATAGTTATATCGCCATGCTTACTTCGGTTACACTTTGGACCGGAGTTGCTTTCGAATTGCCCCTTGTGGTGCTTTTTCTTACCCGGATAGGCTTGGTTACACCTTCGGTGCTTCGCACATACCGTAAGCATGCATTCGTGATCGTACTGGTACTCGCCGCCGTCCTTACACCTCCGGATGTTGTTAGTCAATTGATCGTATCCGGACCGTTGATGTTGTTATATGAAGGTGGGATCATGCTCTCCGCACGCGCTTTGAGACAGATGAAAAGGAACGAGCGCAAGGCCATCGAAGTAGGTACACCTGGTGCTTGA
- a CDS encoding carboxypeptidase-like regulatory domain-containing protein, with protein sequence MKVRDGLIRWCLIGSFCFSQILIFAQTTKVAGLITDAATGETLPFVNVAFIDSKISTVTDLDGNYVLDTYYATDSLRAIAVGYVPVTYAVKKDREQVIDIKMNAGVELTAVVIRPPDENPAFPILRRVVQHKPVNNREKLEAYEYDAYNKVEFDINNITEKFTQKKLFKHFAFIFDNIDSTDAKPYLPIFMTETLSEVYYRQKPKTQKEYIRGTKVSGIENESVSQFLGDMYQNVNIYENFLVIFGKNFISPIADGGRGYYDYYLTDSAYYDKFWCYKIEFKPKRVQELAFKGTMWINDTTYAVKHVEAGIAEDANLNFVQAFRVVQEYDQVQNEVWMLTRDELVVDLNVVNDKLLKDDKPVQGFYGRRTATYRDFSINKPREPEFYEGVDQVIVELDPLSLGADYWDTNRHIQLTAKEDAIYKMVDTMKTIPRFRTYVDLISTLVTGYYVKGKVEIGPYSSIFSFNQVEGPRLRLGLRTSNTFSTWVEFEGFTAYGFKDERFKYGLATRGFISKQPRLLYRASYKHDVEQLGAGTNAFVTNNLLGSVFRRGPNNKLTDVEEWMIGLEREWFSGFSNEVRFRFRTLQALGSLSYEHPVFDPLFSVETVGSLRSAEVSFNTHFAYKEKFVSGEFDRISVGYNKFPTLEMHLAYGIPGFLESDYEYTKIIGRIYKRWQLGTLGWSRTTLEGGRVYGKLPYPLLIIHIGNETWYYNDAAFNTMNFFEFLSDRYIQLFAEHHFDGLFFNRIPLLRRLKFREVVTFKAVAGDLDPKHSEELLLLPGMYTLSNGPFMEASAGIENILKVLRVDVVWRLRYNDHPNTAPFAIRGKFVFNF encoded by the coding sequence ATGAAGGTTCGAGATGGGTTGATACGGTGGTGCCTTATAGGATCCTTCTGCTTTTCGCAGATCCTGATCTTCGCGCAAACAACGAAGGTGGCCGGCTTGATAACAGATGCGGCAACCGGTGAAACGCTTCCATTCGTCAACGTCGCATTCATTGATAGTAAGATCAGTACGGTTACGGATCTCGATGGCAATTATGTTCTGGATACATACTACGCCACGGATTCGTTGCGAGCAATTGCGGTGGGATATGTTCCGGTTACCTATGCGGTGAAGAAGGATCGTGAACAGGTGATCGACATCAAGATGAATGCGGGAGTGGAATTAACTGCCGTCGTGATCCGCCCACCGGACGAGAACCCTGCGTTTCCGATCCTACGTAGAGTGGTACAACACAAACCCGTGAACAACCGGGAAAAGTTGGAAGCCTATGAGTATGATGCTTACAACAAAGTGGAATTCGATATCAATAACATTACGGAGAAGTTCACACAGAAGAAACTATTCAAGCATTTCGCATTCATCTTCGATAACATTGATAGTACGGATGCGAAACCCTACTTGCCGATCTTTATGACGGAAACACTTTCCGAAGTGTACTACCGCCAAAAACCTAAAACACAGAAAGAATACATCCGCGGTACCAAAGTGAGTGGTATCGAGAACGAAAGCGTTTCACAGTTCTTGGGTGATATGTACCAGAATGTGAACATCTACGAGAATTTCCTGGTGATCTTTGGTAAGAACTTCATCAGTCCTATTGCCGATGGTGGCCGTGGCTATTACGATTACTACCTGACCGACAGCGCTTATTACGATAAATTCTGGTGTTACAAGATCGAGTTCAAACCCAAACGGGTACAGGAACTTGCCTTCAAAGGCACGATGTGGATCAACGATACCACATACGCTGTAAAACATGTCGAAGCGGGTATTGCAGAGGATGCCAATCTCAATTTCGTCCAAGCATTCCGGGTCGTTCAGGAGTATGACCAAGTGCAGAACGAAGTATGGATGCTGACCCGTGACGAACTCGTTGTGGACCTGAACGTAGTGAACGATAAATTGCTGAAGGACGATAAACCTGTTCAAGGGTTCTATGGCCGACGTACAGCGACCTATCGGGACTTTTCGATCAACAAGCCACGCGAGCCGGAATTCTATGAAGGTGTGGATCAGGTCATAGTTGAACTCGATCCGCTGAGCCTAGGAGCGGATTATTGGGATACGAACCGCCATATCCAATTGACGGCCAAAGAGGATGCGATCTACAAAATGGTGGATACCATGAAAACCATTCCACGGTTCCGTACTTACGTGGATCTGATCTCCACGTTGGTGACCGGTTATTACGTGAAGGGCAAAGTGGAAATTGGTCCCTATTCCTCCATCTTCAGTTTCAATCAGGTCGAAGGTCCCCGATTAAGATTGGGTCTGCGTACGAGCAACACCTTCAGCACGTGGGTGGAGTTCGAGGGATTCACGGCATATGGGTTCAAGGATGAACGATTCAAATACGGATTGGCCACGCGCGGCTTCATCAGCAAACAACCGCGTCTGCTTTATAGAGCTTCTTATAAACACGATGTGGAACAATTGGGTGCTGGTACCAATGCGTTCGTTACCAATAATTTGCTCGGTAGTGTTTTCCGAAGAGGACCCAACAACAAGCTGACCGATGTTGAGGAATGGATGATCGGGCTGGAGCGTGAATGGTTCAGCGGGTTCTCCAATGAGGTCCGATTCCGCTTTCGCACCCTTCAAGCCTTGGGGTCTTTGTCCTATGAACACCCCGTATTTGACCCGTTGTTCTCGGTTGAGACCGTTGGAAGTTTGCGATCCGCTGAGGTCAGCTTCAATACCCACTTCGCGTACAAGGAAAAATTCGTGAGCGGTGAGTTCGATCGTATCTCGGTAGGATACAATAAATTCCCAACTCTGGAAATGCACCTTGCCTATGGTATTCCGGGGTTCCTTGAAAGTGATTATGAATACACCAAGATCATTGGGCGCATATACAAGCGTTGGCAGTTAGGTACGCTCGGATGGTCGCGTACAACCCTGGAAGGTGGCCGCGTCTATGGCAAATTGCCGTACCCTTTGCTGATCATTCATATCGGGAACGAAACGTGGTATTACAACGATGCCGCGTTCAATACCATGAATTTCTTTGAATTCCTGAGCGATCGGTATATTCAATTGTTCGCAGAACATCACTTCGATGGATTGTTCTTCAATCGGATACCCTTATTGCGCAGATTGAAATTCCGCGAGGTCGTTACCTTCAAAGCCGTAGCGGGCGACCTGGACCCAAAGCATTCGGAAGAACTTCTTCTTCTCCCTGGAATGTATACGCTGAGCAACGGACCGTTCATGGAAGCCAGTGCTGGAATAGAGAATATTCTCAAGGTCCTGCGGGTGGATGTGGTATGGCGATTGCGGTACAATGACCACCCGAACACGGCGCCTTTTGCGATCAGGGGTAAATTCGTATTCAATTTCTAA
- the lptB gene encoding LPS export ABC transporter ATP-binding protein, with amino-acid sequence MLRAENLIKRYKRRTVVNGVSIEVDQGEIVGLLGPNGAGKTTSFYMIVGLIKPNEGNVFLDDQEITDLAMYRRAKKGIGYLPQEASVFRKLSVEDNIKAILEMTRMSKQEQEAKLESLLDEFSLQHVRKNMGDVLSGGERRRTEIARALATEPRFILLDEPFAGVDPIAVEDIQAIVAKLKEKNIGILITDHNVQETLSITDRAYLLFEGKILKQGTAEELAADETVRRVYLGKNFELRRAKL; translated from the coding sequence ATGCTAAGGGCAGAAAACTTGATCAAGCGCTACAAGCGCAGGACCGTTGTCAACGGCGTAAGTATTGAAGTGGATCAAGGAGAGATCGTTGGGCTGCTTGGACCCAACGGTGCTGGCAAGACCACCAGTTTCTATATGATCGTTGGGTTGATCAAACCCAATGAAGGAAATGTGTTCCTGGACGACCAGGAGATCACCGATCTGGCGATGTACCGACGCGCAAAAAAAGGGATCGGCTACTTACCACAGGAAGCAAGCGTGTTCCGCAAATTATCCGTGGAGGACAACATCAAGGCGATCCTGGAAATGACACGAATGTCCAAGCAGGAGCAGGAGGCAAAGTTGGAATCACTACTTGATGAGTTCAGTCTGCAACACGTCCGCAAGAACATGGGTGATGTGCTGAGCGGGGGAGAACGTCGACGTACGGAAATTGCCCGCGCCCTTGCCACGGAGCCGCGTTTCATTCTGCTGGATGAACCTTTCGCAGGAGTTGACCCGATCGCAGTGGAGGACATTCAGGCCATCGTAGCAAAGTTGAAAGAGAAGAACATCGGGATCCTGATCACCGATCATAACGTGCAGGAGACCTTAAGCATTACCGATCGCGCATACTTGCTTTTCGAAGGCAAGATCCTCAAACAAGGAACAGCAGAGGAACTCGCTGCCGACGAAACCGTGCGGAGAGTTTATCTGGGTAAGAACTTCGAACTGCGTAGGGCGAAGTTGTAG
- the purS gene encoding phosphoribosylformylglycinamidine synthase subunit PurS → MKTFRASIDVMPHDNLLDPQGKAVSGTMQNLGLEEITGVRIGKHITLNVEAKDKKAATAKVEEACQKLLANKVMEKYSFSVEELN, encoded by the coding sequence ATGAAAACCTTCCGCGCCTCCATCGATGTAATGCCACACGACAACTTATTGGACCCGCAGGGAAAAGCTGTAAGCGGGACCATGCAGAATCTAGGTCTTGAAGAAATTACCGGTGTTCGAATTGGGAAGCACATTACCTTGAATGTGGAGGCCAAGGATAAAAAAGCGGCCACTGCGAAAGTGGAGGAAGCGTGCCAGAAGTTGCTGGCGAACAAGGTCATGGAGAAGTACAGTTTCTCCGTTGAGGAATTGAATTGA
- a CDS encoding CDP-alcohol phosphatidyltransferase family protein, with protein sequence MPKLPDLLTSANLCCGVASILLASQGQLTMACWLVFAGAFFDVLDGFAARATGGGSALGAQLDSLADLVTFGVAPAMIIWFMVLMPLAEPMQFLSIMAVSFEGPVNVGGKLEDANQLFALTGITVLILVVASAWRLAKFNVDTRQTHGFLGLATPANGLFWASLPLAITGSGGLVAPFGGLLKSFLLLLLYSPYLMIIALIMGGLMLSELQLPGLKFKHYGWQGNQVIYILLGIGILLIALFGMQAVPMVLLLYVLSPLWGKLFNA encoded by the coding sequence TTGCCTAAACTACCTGACCTATTGACGAGTGCGAACCTATGTTGTGGGGTCGCATCCATACTCTTGGCTTCACAAGGACAGCTAACAATGGCGTGTTGGTTGGTATTCGCCGGTGCATTCTTCGATGTGCTGGACGGCTTTGCTGCTCGGGCCACTGGCGGCGGTAGTGCTCTCGGTGCCCAATTGGACAGTTTGGCCGACCTGGTGACCTTTGGCGTAGCGCCGGCCATGATCATTTGGTTCATGGTCCTTATGCCATTAGCTGAACCCATGCAGTTCCTATCCATCATGGCCGTGTCTTTCGAAGGCCCCGTGAATGTGGGCGGTAAGTTGGAGGATGCCAACCAGCTATTCGCTCTAACGGGAATAACTGTATTGATACTGGTTGTCGCATCGGCTTGGAGACTTGCCAAATTCAATGTGGATACGCGCCAGACGCATGGTTTTCTCGGGTTGGCAACACCGGCCAATGGTCTATTCTGGGCAAGTTTACCGCTAGCGATCACGGGTTCTGGAGGGCTTGTGGCCCCGTTCGGGGGTTTGCTAAAGTCCTTCCTACTTCTCCTATTGTACAGTCCTTATCTAATGATCATAGCGCTGATCATGGGCGGACTCATGCTTTCCGAGCTTCAGCTCCCTGGGCTAAAATTCAAGCATTACGGATGGCAGGGTAATCAAGTGATCTACATCCTATTAGGCATAGGTATCCTCCTAATTGCCTTATTCGGAATGCAAGCTGTTCCAATGGTTTTACTTTTGTACGTGTTAAGCCCGTTATGGGGTAAGCTCTTTAACGCTTAA
- a CDS encoding PorV/PorQ family protein has protein sequence MSSITIAHRVSLFIVAFVALFGVSFAQSDAPKYSNEFLAIGVGARALGMGNAYTAAVNDVTSGYWNPAGLTGVNSDLQVGAMHSEYFAGIAKYDYIGLAKPIDSVSTIGFTFVRFGIDNIPNTIDLFDPSGNIDYDRITSFSSSDHAFILTYARKLRTPGLQVGGNVKVIYRRVGEFGKAWGFGLDAALQYQRNQWRFAAVARDVTSTFNAWSYTLDQRTIEVFAQTGNEIPVNSVEVTLPRLMLGVARQFKIGSKFNILAAIDLENTFDGKRNTLIQSSTFSSDPRVGLEFGYANVVFVRTGVSYFQYITDINDKRTLNVQPNIGLGLKIKSVSLDYALTDIGDNSVALYSNIFSLRFDLYKKASQ, from the coding sequence ATGAGTTCGATCACCATCGCACATCGCGTATCATTATTTATTGTGGCCTTTGTGGCCCTTTTCGGCGTTTCATTCGCACAATCGGATGCGCCAAAATACAGCAACGAATTCCTTGCAATTGGTGTAGGAGCCAGGGCCTTGGGTATGGGCAATGCCTACACTGCGGCGGTCAATGATGTTACCAGTGGTTACTGGAATCCGGCAGGGCTTACCGGTGTGAACAGCGACCTCCAAGTGGGTGCGATGCACAGTGAATATTTTGCGGGTATTGCCAAGTACGATTACATCGGTCTGGCGAAACCGATCGATTCCGTAAGTACGATCGGATTCACGTTCGTCCGTTTCGGTATCGATAATATACCCAATACCATCGACCTGTTCGATCCGTCCGGGAACATCGATTACGATCGCATTACTTCCTTTAGCTCCTCGGACCATGCGTTCATACTGACCTATGCGCGCAAGCTGCGTACTCCGGGTCTGCAAGTAGGAGGTAATGTGAAAGTGATCTATCGCCGCGTTGGTGAATTCGGCAAGGCTTGGGGTTTCGGCTTGGATGCTGCCTTGCAATATCAACGTAACCAATGGCGGTTTGCTGCGGTTGCCCGTGATGTTACCAGCACCTTCAACGCGTGGAGCTATACGTTGGATCAGCGCACAATTGAAGTCTTTGCGCAGACCGGAAATGAAATTCCGGTGAACTCCGTAGAGGTTACGCTCCCAAGACTGATGCTTGGTGTGGCACGCCAATTCAAGATCGGTAGCAAGTTCAATATTCTGGCCGCCATCGATCTGGAGAATACATTCGATGGTAAACGGAACACATTGATCCAGTCCAGCACCTTCAGTTCAGATCCACGGGTTGGTCTTGAATTCGGATACGCCAACGTGGTTTTTGTGCGCACCGGTGTCAGTTACTTCCAATACATCACGGATATCAACGATAAGCGAACATTGAATGTGCAGCCGAACATTGGTCTGGGGTTGAAGATCAAGAGCGTGTCGCTTGACTATGCACTTACCGATATCGGCGATAACAGTGTAGCATTGTATTCCAATATCTTTTCGCTTCGGTTCGATCTGTACAAGAAAGCCAGCCAATGA
- the lnt gene encoding apolipoprotein N-acyltransferase → MEITRARVAAWAAGSGLLWSLAWPYVGGFTWVAFFAWLPLLHAERLHSQRTANKARSFFPYVWIATLIWNGLGAWWFYNVSEPLDTRLVSGTAPLVVNSLLMTIPWWLKRVVNKRFGMQWATWAFIVFWIAFERLHHGWDLQWPWFSIGNVFGTQPAWVQWYEITGMLGGTLWVLLVTLILDQAIVAWLGNAPRKRILANVSFVVALVAIPLSISLARFYTYQQEGSTAEVVVVQPNIDPYNEKFGGVDALIQLDRMLSLAKMMITDSTRLVLLPETALQENATVDGSSGTQQFLGLWENDLAASKSVQRIKKFQAEFPHVSILAGMNSDSLYPATGPRPMAARPLYRDIPPGMEAEQRWYVAYNAALWVPAKGPIESYHKSKLVAGVEQLPFENVLGPIGALVVDLGGTTGSLGKQKIRSVLKDGNSNLRVIPAICYESEFGEHIAAHVRNGGNLLAVITNDGWWGDSPGYKQHITFATIRAIEMRRDVARSANTGISCFSDQRGVLRDHTDWWVPTVIRSTVNLNEKITFYAAHGDLIGLVAMFFAAGFFVALVVKRFMP, encoded by the coding sequence ATGGAGATAACCCGTGCCCGTGTTGCGGCATGGGCTGCGGGATCCGGACTTCTATGGTCATTGGCTTGGCCCTATGTTGGTGGTTTTACGTGGGTCGCATTTTTTGCATGGTTACCACTGCTTCACGCCGAACGATTGCATTCGCAACGCACCGCGAACAAGGCACGATCGTTCTTCCCTTATGTCTGGATCGCAACGCTGATCTGGAATGGACTAGGTGCTTGGTGGTTCTACAATGTTAGCGAACCGCTGGATACACGCCTGGTAAGTGGCACCGCACCGCTGGTCGTGAATTCATTGTTGATGACCATCCCGTGGTGGCTGAAGCGTGTCGTGAACAAACGGTTCGGAATGCAATGGGCTACTTGGGCATTCATCGTATTCTGGATCGCATTCGAACGGCTGCATCACGGCTGGGACCTTCAATGGCCATGGTTCTCCATTGGCAATGTCTTCGGCACACAACCTGCGTGGGTCCAGTGGTATGAGATCACTGGAATGTTGGGTGGAACACTTTGGGTACTACTGGTCACACTGATCCTTGATCAGGCAATTGTTGCGTGGCTCGGAAATGCTCCTCGAAAAAGGATCCTTGCGAACGTTTCATTTGTTGTAGCTCTGGTTGCCATCCCGCTGTCGATCTCATTAGCGCGGTTCTACACGTATCAGCAAGAAGGTTCAACTGCGGAAGTGGTTGTCGTGCAACCGAACATCGATCCGTACAACGAAAAATTCGGTGGGGTGGATGCGCTCATTCAATTGGACCGGATGCTATCCTTGGCAAAGATGATGATCACCGATAGCACGCGGTTGGTCCTGTTGCCCGAGACCGCCTTGCAAGAGAACGCAACCGTGGATGGCAGTTCCGGAACACAACAATTCCTGGGACTTTGGGAGAATGACCTGGCCGCTTCCAAAAGCGTACAGCGCATAAAAAAGTTCCAAGCAGAGTTTCCACACGTATCCATTCTGGCGGGCATGAACAGTGATAGCCTCTATCCCGCAACAGGACCACGACCCATGGCTGCAAGACCGCTGTACAGAGATATACCTCCGGGGATGGAAGCCGAACAACGATGGTATGTTGCATATAATGCTGCGTTATGGGTTCCTGCGAAAGGCCCCATCGAAAGCTACCATAAATCCAAACTGGTAGCTGGTGTAGAACAACTCCCGTTCGAGAACGTTCTCGGACCTATCGGTGCGCTAGTAGTTGATCTTGGCGGCACCACAGGGTCGCTTGGGAAACAGAAGATCCGCTCGGTCCTGAAGGATGGAAATTCTAACCTTCGTGTGATTCCAGCGATCTGTTACGAGTCCGAATTCGGAGAACACATTGCAGCGCACGTGCGCAATGGTGGGAATCTGCTTGCGGTAATTACCAATGATGGTTGGTGGGGTGATTCACCTGGCTACAAGCAACACATCACCTTCGCGACCATCCGTGCCATTGAAATGCGCAGGGATGTTGCACGTTCCGCAAATACAGGCATCTCCTGCTTTAGCGATCAACGCGGCGTGTTGCGCGATCACACGGATTGGTGGGTGCCCACCGTGATCCGATCCACTGTCAACTTGAACGAAAAGATCACCTTCTATGCTGCCCACGGAGATCTCATCGGATTGGTAGCGATGTTCTTTGCAGCCGGGTTCTTTGTGGCGTTGGTGGTGAAACGGTTTATGCCTTAG
- a CDS encoding type II toxin-antitoxin system RelE/ParE family toxin, whose translation MNYDLEVSPSVIKEVTRIYFDCEGIRSGSGMRFLKELDACYKSICANPFGCQVRKSPYRYVFLYKLKYRVVYDIKGQTVLVFQVRHTSRKPSKKFGP comes from the coding sequence ATGAACTACGACCTAGAAGTTTCACCTAGTGTTATTAAGGAAGTAACAAGGATCTATTTCGATTGCGAAGGAATCAGATCGGGTTCAGGAATGCGCTTCTTGAAGGAGTTGGATGCATGCTATAAAAGTATCTGTGCGAACCCTTTTGGTTGTCAAGTGCGAAAATCACCTTATCGCTATGTGTTTTTATATAAGCTGAAGTACCGTGTGGTCTATGACATTAAGGGTCAAACCGTTTTGGTTTTCCAAGTTCGCCACACCAGTCGAAAACCAAGCAAGAAATTCGGACCTTAG
- a CDS encoding T9SS type A sorting domain-containing protein gives MKYKDQLIPSESICPSLNWALPLMACVILSLCPALMNAQGRLFLNNDVRVVIDNGAWLVIQNPAQDAITTMGTGGMIISEAENDRIRWNVGNAAAGNTYVIPYASALGTKIPFTCAVTGSGTGTATSSIVFATYNHTVGAATWDNNSYRPSDVTHMNNWQTGTALTPIATNESRHVVDRFWIVDVNVFGYAFTGNPNLTLGFTYSPTEDIQAGNLIAGIPLGAQRFNSGVNKWGDFAPGVGAWALGTVTNAVVPPGDLFRSWTLSDILNPLPVELIRFDAQCDANTVTVSWTTASERDNDFFTIERSTDGEQYISLGQVAGAGTSLQVIEYSFVDQAPPSNAFYRLRQTDTNGDEKVSDVRTTSCSGSGETAIINSWDDGLNLNVLVTMAHDQNQVIRLFDASGKMVWEQNTVAFPEGLSTIKIPKSSLNSGIYVVRFDGQNGVMSRRVPLVR, from the coding sequence ATGAAATACAAAGACCAGCTAATTCCATCTGAAAGCATATGCCCATCACTGAATTGGGCATTGCCGCTCATGGCATGTGTAATACTAAGTCTCTGTCCTGCTCTTATGAATGCACAAGGAAGATTGTTCCTGAACAACGATGTTCGAGTGGTGATCGATAATGGAGCATGGCTGGTTATTCAGAATCCCGCACAGGATGCGATAACGACCATGGGTACGGGAGGAATGATCATTAGCGAGGCCGAGAATGATCGGATCCGCTGGAACGTAGGTAACGCAGCGGCGGGTAACACGTACGTAATTCCTTATGCTTCGGCGCTTGGAACTAAGATCCCCTTCACCTGTGCAGTAACCGGAAGCGGTACCGGCACAGCAACCTCTTCAATCGTTTTCGCCACGTACAACCACACTGTTGGTGCGGCCACTTGGGATAATAACTCCTACCGACCGAGTGATGTTACGCATATGAACAACTGGCAGACCGGCACTGCTTTGACGCCAATTGCCACGAATGAGTCGCGCCATGTTGTGGACCGGTTCTGGATCGTTGATGTGAATGTTTTTGGTTATGCGTTCACCGGTAATCCCAACCTGACCTTGGGTTTCACGTATAGCCCTACCGAAGATATTCAAGCCGGGAACTTGATCGCTGGAATTCCGTTGGGAGCGCAAAGATTCAATTCCGGTGTAAATAAATGGGGCGACTTTGCACCCGGTGTTGGAGCTTGGGCATTAGGTACCGTAACCAATGCTGTGGTTCCTCCAGGCGACTTGTTCAGATCCTGGACACTTTCTGACATTCTAAACCCGCTTCCCGTTGAACTGATCCGTTTCGATGCTCAATGTGATGCGAATACCGTAACCGTTTCGTGGACGACCGCCAGTGAACGAGATAACGATTTCTTCACCATCGAACGAAGTACTGATGGCGAACAGTATATTTCGTTGGGACAAGTGGCTGGAGCGGGCACGAGTCTTCAAGTGATCGAATACAGCTTCGTTGATCAGGCTCCACCAAGCAATGCGTTCTACAGACTACGCCAGACCGACACGAACGGAGACGAGAAGGTGAGTGATGTAAGAACGACTTCTTGTTCAGGTAGTGGCGAGACAGCGATCATCAATAGCTGGGACGATGGCTTGAACCTGAATGTTCTTGTTACTATGGCGCATGATCAGAATCAGGTCATTCGGTTATTCGATGCAAGCGGAAAAATGGTTTGGGAGCAGAACACGGTTGCGTTCCCGGAAGGGTTGAGCACGATCAAGATCCCGAAAAGTTCACTGAACAGCGGTATCTACGTTGTACGGTTCGATGGACAGAACGGGGTGATGTCACGAAGGGTTCCGTTGGTGCGCTAA